From one Gossypium hirsutum isolate 1008001.06 chromosome D08, Gossypium_hirsutum_v2.1, whole genome shotgun sequence genomic stretch:
- the LOC107911458 gene encoding myb-related protein 308 has protein sequence MGRAPCCSKVGLNRGPWTAREDTLLINYIQAHGEGHWRSLPKMAGLLRCGKSCRLRWINYLRPDIKRGNITPDEDDLIIRLHSLLGNRWSLIAKRLPGRTDNEIKNYWNSHLSKRVLNNSQTNSTTRSSRKAKKATEKKQKANVEEKEEIKVLHQPKASRVSPFSVISRSSSFDSLISGSSSSGEGSKGTNDAYVFYIPSYWSDFAADTNLEFPDAEAFSDATPVGDSNLLDDIFEEYQKLLDGDDPGERDSIFDVLSCF, from the exons atgggaaGAGCCCCATGTTGTTCTAAGGTAGGTTTGAACCGAGGTCCTTGGACAGCCAGAGAAGACACATTGCTGATTAATTATATACAGGCTCATGGAGAAGGTCATTGGAGATCTTTGCCTAAAATGGCTG GGTTGCTTAGGTGCGGAAAAAGCTGCCGACTAAGATGGATTAACTATCTCCGACCTGATATCAAGCGAGGAAACATTACTCCCGACGAGGACGACCTCATTATCAGGCTTCATTCTCTTCTGGGAAATCGTTGGTCTCTCATTGCTAAAAGACTTCCAGGCAGGACCGACAATGAAATCAAGAACTACTGGAATTCTCACCTCAGCAAAAGGGTGCTCAATAATTCACAAACTAATTCAACTACAAGAAGCAGCCGTAAAGCCAAGAAAGCCACTGAAAAGAAGCAAAAGGCCAATGTGGAggagaaagaagagataaaggtGCTGCATCAACCAAAAGCCAGCAGGGTTTCGCCATTCTCAGTAATATCAAGGAGCAGCAGTTTTGACAGCCTCATAAGTGGGTCATCTAGCAGCGGTGAAGGGAGCAAAGGAACCAATGATGCCTATGTTTTTTATATTCCTAGCTATTGGTCCGACTTTGCAGCTGATACTAACCTAGAATTTCCTGACGCTGAGGCGTTTTCAGATGCCACACCCGTAGGAGATAGTAATTTGCTTGACGACATTTTTGAAGAATACCAGAAACTTCTTGATGGCGATGACCCTGGCGAAAGAGATTCCATATTTGATGTTCTCTCTTGTTTTTGA